One Channa argus isolate prfri chromosome 15, Channa argus male v1.0, whole genome shotgun sequence DNA segment encodes these proteins:
- the grna gene encoding granulin a, whose amino-acid sequence MKRWAVVCWALLALAWADRCPDDGICEQGQTCCNNPANYYECCPFDQAECCEDHLHCCPAGTICNVAKSSCVNSTASIPWVKRIPADQPLISKSFRMIRAYMGEIDENICPDKSRCPPEFSCLKALTGFGCCPLSQGVSCSDGKHCCPEDHQCSADSRSCIKKELVTTVLCGDGVSECPDGTTCCETPEGKWGCCPMPKAVCCEDKLHCCPEGSTCDLKHSKCISLSTQKVMPMWDKLPARIRADWENQIGEQMTAQTADNIGSEKNIQDTTTNTISPLEKEVSVSSVTKAVGGNYVPCNETVACNDGTTCCKTKEGGWACCPLPEAVCCDDFEHCCPKGKICNTAAESCDDPTSTIPWLRKIPPIAIKGVQVGDVTCDSTTSCPDETTCCKTKEGGWACCPLPEAVCCDDFEHCCPKGKICNLPEESCDDPTGTIPWLRKMPPIPIKGVQVGDVTCDSTTSCPDETTCCKTKEGGWACCPLPEAVCCDDFEHCCPKGKICNLPEESCDDPTGTIPWLRKMPPIPIKGVQVGDVTCDSTTSCPDETTCCKTKEGGWACCPLPEAVCCDDFEHCCPKGKICNLPEESCDDPTGTIPWLRKMPPIANKGVQVGNVTCDSKASCPDEMTCCKNKTGDWACCPLPEAVCCDDHEHCCPADTTCDLATLSCQTTISSIPSKLKMPAFTKPAPTTVATTTQSQVTEEEKNDVEERIPCDQHTSCPRDTTCCFMASAKRWGCCPLPQAVCCTDGTHCCPKGYKCNDQKTSCIKGELVIPWYTKLPAITSIQAHPGTEQCDAVNQCPEGTTCCQLSSGQWSCCPLPNAVCCPDKEHCCPEGYTCNIASKTCQKLVTVEVDTVPLTPVCLPEHQPNPDPFKFKDIQCDEKTSCQDGETCCKMSATTWGCCPLPNAVCCSDMLHCCPTGYTCTETGDCTQDTKLHWFNWDVFFTNKKRALIV is encoded by the exons ATGAAGAGGTGGGCTGTGGTCTGCTGGGCTCTTCTGGCCTTGGCTTGGGCAGATAGGTGTCCGGATGATGGTATATGTGAGCAAGGTCAAACCTGCTGCAACAACCCAGCCAATTACTATGAATGCTGCCCATTTGATCAG GCTGAGTGTTGTGAGGATCACCTGCATTGTTGTCCTGCTGGCACAATCTGCAATGTAGCCAAATCCAGCTGTGTGAACAGTACCGCGTCCATCCCCTGGGTGAAAAGAATTCCTGCTGACCAACCCCTAATCTCAAAA TCCTTTAGGATGATAAGGGCGTACATGGGGGAGATAGATGAGAACATCTGTCCTGATAAGTCACGATGTCCACCTGAGTTTTCGTGTTTGAAGGCTTTGACAGGGTTTGGCTGCTGTCCCCTATCTCAG GGTGTCTCCTGCTCTGATGGAAAACACTGCTGTCCTGAGGACCATCAGTGCAGTGCAGACAGCCGCTCCTGCATTAAAAAAG aGCTTGTGACTACAGTTCTATGCGGCGACGGAGTGTCCGAGTGTCCTGATGGAACCACCTGCTGTGAAACCCCAGAAGGCAAATGGGGATGCTGCCCCATGCCAAAG GCTGTGTGCTGCGAGGATAAGCTACACTGCTGTCCTGAAGGAAGCACATGTGATCTCAAACACTCCAAATGTATTTCCTTGTCCACGCAAAAAGTGATGCCAATGTGGGACAAACTTCCTGCCAGGATAAGAGCAGATTGGGAGAATCAGATAG gcGAACAAATGACTGCACAGACAGCTGATAATATTGGATCTGAAAAAAACATCCAGGACACCACAACCAATACAATTTCTCCTTTAGAGAAGGAAGTATCTGTGTCATCAGTTACTAAGGCAGTGGGAG GCAATTATGTTCCCTGCAATGAAACAGTAGCCTGCAATGATGGTACCACATGCTGTAAAACCAAGGAAGGCGGCTGGGCCTGTTGTCCTCTGCCAGAG GCTGTTTGTTGTGATGACTTTGAGCACTGTTGTCCAAAAGGTAAGATATGTAACACGGCTGCAGAGTCCTGTGATGACCCTACAAGCACTATACCATGGTTGAGGAAGATACCTCCAATCGCCATTAAGGGTGTGCAGGTTGGGGATGTTACATGTGACAGCACAACCAGTTGTCCAGATGAAACCACATGCTGTAAAACCAAGGAAGGCGGCTGGGCCTGCTGTCCTCTACCAGAG GCTGTTTGTTGTGATGACTTTGAGCACTGTTGTCCAAAAGGTAAGATATGTAACCTGCCTGAAGAGTCCTGTGATGACCCTACAGGCACTATACCATGGTTGAGGAAGATGCCTCCAATCCCCATTAAGGGTGTGCAGGTTGGGGATGTTACATGTGACAGCACAACCAGTTGTCCAGATGAAACCACATGCTGTAAAACCAAGGAAGGCGGCTGGGCCTGCTGTCCTCTACCAGAG GCTGTTTGTTGTGATGACTTTGAGCACTGTTGTCCAAAAGGTAAGATATGTAACCTGCCTGAAGAGTCCTGTGATGACCCTACAGGCACTATACCATGGTTGAGGAAGATGCCTCCAATCCCCATTAAGGGTGTGCAGGTTGGGGATGTTACATGTGACAGCACAACCAGTTGTCCAGATGAAACCACATGCTGTAAAACCAAGGAAGGCGGCTGGGCCTGCTGTCCTCTACCAGAG GCTGTTTGTTGTGATGACTTTGAGCACTGTTGTCCAAAAGGTAAGATATGTAACCTGCCTGAAGAGTCCTGTGATGACCCTACAGGCACTATACCATGGTTGAGGAAGATGCCTCCAATCGCCAATAAGGGTGTGCAGGTTGGGAATGTTACATGTGACAGCAAAGCAAGTTGTCCAGATGAAATGACATGCTGCAAGAACAAAACAGGGGACTGGGCCTGTTGTCCTCTACCTGAG GCGGTCTGTTGTGACGACCACGAACACTGTTGCCCTGCTGACACCACCTGTGACTTGGCTACCCTCAGCTGCCAGACCACCATAAGCTCAATTCCCTCGAAACTGAAGATGCCTGCATTTACTAAACCAGCACCCACTACAGTGGCCACTACAACCCAAAGTCAGgtaacagaggaggagaagaacgATGTGGAAGAAAGGATTCCATGTGATCAGCACACAAGCTGCCCTCGGGACACCACTTGCTGCTTCATGGCCTCTGCTAAGAGGTGGGGCTGTTGCCCACTGCCACAG GCGGTGTGTTGCACTGATGGAACTCACTGCTGTCCAAAAGGCTACAAGTGCAATGACCAAAAGACCTCGTGCATTAAAGGAGAATTGGTGATCCCATGGTACACCAAGCTTCCAGCCATCACAAGCATTCAGGCTCATCCTGGCACTGAGCAGTGCGACGCTGTGAATCAGTGTCCTGAAGGCACCACCTGCTGCCAGCTCTCCTCTGGCCAGTGGAGCTGCTGCCCACTGCCAAAC GCTGTGTGCTGTCCAGACAAGGAGCACTGCTGCCCAGAGGGCTACACTTGTAACATTGCCTCCAAGACTTGTCAAAAGCTCGTCACAGTGGAGGTGGATACTGTCCCACTGACACCAGTGTGTCTGCCTGAGCATCAACCCAACCCCGATCCTTTTAAATTCAAAGACATCCAGTGTGATGAAAAGACCAGCTGCCAAGATGGAGAGACCTGCTGCAAGATGTCTGCTACTACATGGGGTTGCTGTCCATTACCTAAT GCGGTGTGCTGTAGTGACATGCTGCACTGCTGTCCCACTGGCTACACCTGTACTGAAACTGGCGACTGCACCCAGGACACCAAGCTTCACTGGTTTAACTGGGATGTGTTCTTCACCAACAAAAAGAGAGCTCTAATTGTGTGA